The window ACCAATTTTTCTTTTAGTAAGTATTCAAATTTTGTTGGCTTTTCTTTCGTTAAAAAGCCAAAAATTTAGGGACATCATTGATGGAAAGCCTTCGGTAATTATTAATAAAGGTAAAATTGATGAAAAGGAAATGAAAAAGCAGCGTTATAATTTTGATGACTTATTAGTGCAATTACGTGATAAAAACGTAAAAAATGTAGCGGATGTGGAGTTTGCAATATTAGAGCCTTCCGGGAAGTTATCTGTCATTGAAAAAGATAAAAAGAAGTCAAAAAAGAAAGAACCAACCTTGAATTTACCGTATGTTATGGACGGAACTATCCAAGAGGACAATCTAAAAACAGACAACAAAACAAATTTATGGTTAAGACAAGAACTAAGAAAGCTTGGTTACAAAGATATTAAGAAGATCTCTTATTGTAGTTATGATAATGGTGTATTTTTTATTGACCTAAAAGACGAATAAAAGAGCACGATTTCTTATTCTAACTAGAAATTGTGCTCTCTTTAATTTTATTAGTGGTTCAGTTTTTAGATAGACTTTGAAAGCTTTATGAAGTTCAATCACAAGTTTTTTTGGAGCCATAATGAACTTCATCGGGCTTATGAAGTTCAATCACACCTTTTTTTGGAACCGAAATGAACTTCATCGTGCTTATGAAGTTCAATCTCAAATTTTTTCAGAGCCATAATGAACTTCATCGTGCTTATGAAGTTCAATCACAACTTTTTACAGAGCCGAAATGAACTTCATCGTGCTTATGAAGTTCAATCACAACTTTTTTCAGAGCTGGAATGAACTTCATCGTGCTTATGAAGTTCAATCACAACTTTTTACAGAGCCGAAATGAACTTCATCAGCCATATGAAGTTCATTCACAACTCCTTTCAAAGTCAAAATGAACTTCACAAAACAGACCTTTTCATTATCGTACAAATTTCTTCAAAAACGGTATTCTTGCAAGTTCTTCTTTTTTAACTAGACCAAAAATTAAAAGTAAAAGAATGTAAAGTAGGATGGTAATGGTTACAAACAAAATACTCCTTGTTCCGATAGATGCACCTAGGAGAAGGTGTCCGTACATCCATTTCCCGCTAAAGACACATATCCCCATTGTAATAAAGCTTTTTACATAATCTCTAACATAAAAAGTGTAAGATAACACTTTCATAATCGTCGCCATGTGTAATACTGTAACAAGCACTATCCCAATTACAATCGCAAGTGCGGCACCCATTATACCAATCTGTGTTGCTAAAATAAAG is drawn from Bacillus alkalisoli and contains these coding sequences:
- a CDS encoding DUF421 domain-containing protein, which translates into the protein MDDVFIIIARTIFLYIVILFIFRIMGKREIGELSILDLVVFIMIAEMAVVAIENPQDKMWHTLLPIFLLVSIQILLAFLSLKSQKFRDIIDGKPSVIINKGKIDEKEMKKQRYNFDDLLVQLRDKNVKNVADVEFAILEPSGKLSVIEKDKKKSKKKEPTLNLPYVMDGTIQEDNLKTDNKTNLWLRQELRKLGYKDIKKISYCSYDNGVFFIDLKDE